One genomic region from Evansella sp. LMS18 encodes:
- a CDS encoding TRAP transporter small permease → MWNKGLHLLNRSVENITAVMLAIMVILIFLQIMSREVVGSSFAWTEEVARFLMIWVTFLGASFAFQHGAHIGIEFFKMKLPVVFRKIFNILAFLSSTVFFMYMIVQGSLLVDRAMTQTSTALNLPMGYAYLVIPISGVLMFINLLDVTIKTLSQGGELNNGDT, encoded by the coding sequence ATGTGGAATAAAGGACTTCATTTATTAAACCGGAGCGTTGAAAATATCACAGCAGTCATGCTGGCGATAATGGTAATACTTATATTTTTACAGATTATGTCCAGGGAGGTTGTTGGAAGTTCCTTCGCATGGACAGAGGAAGTAGCAAGATTCTTAATGATATGGGTGACTTTTTTAGGAGCGAGCTTTGCTTTTCAGCATGGAGCCCATATTGGCATCGAATTTTTCAAAATGAAACTTCCAGTGGTGTTCCGAAAAATCTTTAATATCCTCGCATTTCTGAGCAGTACTGTATTTTTCATGTATATGATTGTTCAGGGGTCTCTGCTGGTTGACAGGGCGATGACCCAGACTTCAACAGCGCTGAATCTGCCTATGGGCTACGCTTATCTCGTTATCCCCATCAGCGGAGTCTTAATGTTTATTAATTTACTGGACGTCACAATAAAGACTCTTTCGCAAGGCGGGGAGCTAAACAATGGAGATACTTAG